One region of Termitidicoccus mucosus genomic DNA includes:
- a CDS encoding glycosyl hydrolase produces MSPALPAIPHASVLRARLDEKVFCAPPAAFRGTPFWAWNSRLRRPQLRRQIAQFAQMGFGGFHMHARTGLATPYFGDEFLTAARECVAEVGRRGMLAWLYDEDRWPSGFGGGLVTQDPRHRLKYVLFTPTPYNGTVRAPPNISCARAGRMENGVLLAHYAVRLRDGCLARYRRLAENEPAASGAEETEWFAYLETAGSVPWYNHQSYVDTLSPAALARFIAVTHERYQAALGAEFGKTIPAIFTDEPQHAFKECFEHAAQQTDLTIPATSDFFETFQNAHGFDLLDALPEVFWELPGGRASIARHRYHDHVTARFAQAYAAQLGAWCQKNGLLLTGHMMEEPTLFSQTHATGEAMRSLAHFQLPGIDMLCDQLELTTAKQAQSVARQYGRPGVMSELYGVTGWAFDFIGHKAQGDWQAALGVTVRVPHLAWLSMAGEAKRDYPASIHYQSPWWREYRLIEDHFARVNVVMTRGKPVARVAVIHPIETYWLCYGPLAQTKDEREQRERQFEELPRWLLGGLMDFDYLSEALLPGQTTVDAIARARRFVVGKMSYDAVVVPALKTLRSTTLERLEAFADAGGTVVFAGEIPALVDAAPSPRARKLAMRAARCAWDRCELLVRLESCRELDCADAAGIRCTELMYQLREDGPERHIFLCHLNRKHETGELRLRVNGRWRVFERDTFSGAIHEIHAAHEEGNTTVPLWLEAHGHKLLTLRPGNPAVAVAPRPRWRDLGVLADPVRVTLSEPNALLLDQAEWRWNDGAWQPREEILRLHNAVRARCNLPEREGHVAQPWTDPKPAKPLGHVALRFRFSSEVSLPEPHLAIEEPGAWRITLDGREVPARARGWWVDEAIRRVPLPALKAGRHELVLSRAFTRKTELEWNYLLGDFGVRLAGRHATLTAPVRRLAFGDWTTQGLPFYTGNVTYHGALTAGGIDALAVKFDGVGAALLTVALDGDPARPVAFAPLRAELGRLAKGKHRLDITAFGHRHNAFGPLHNTDRELRWLGPDAWRSRGGDWAYQYQLRPMGILSAPRIQSLETFK; encoded by the coding sequence ATGAGTCCAGCCCTCCCCGCCATCCCGCACGCGTCCGTTCTCCGGGCGCGTCTGGACGAGAAGGTATTCTGCGCGCCGCCGGCGGCGTTTCGCGGCACGCCGTTCTGGGCGTGGAACAGCCGGCTGCGCCGGCCGCAACTGCGGCGGCAGATCGCGCAGTTCGCGCAGATGGGTTTCGGCGGTTTCCATATGCACGCGCGCACCGGGCTGGCCACGCCGTATTTCGGAGATGAGTTTCTCACGGCCGCGCGCGAATGCGTGGCGGAGGTCGGGCGGCGCGGGATGCTCGCCTGGCTTTACGACGAAGACCGCTGGCCCTCGGGCTTCGGCGGCGGGCTGGTCACGCAGGACCCGCGGCACCGGCTGAAGTATGTGCTGTTCACGCCCACGCCCTACAACGGCACCGTGCGCGCCCCCCCGAACATCAGCTGCGCGCGCGCGGGCCGGATGGAGAACGGCGTGCTGCTGGCGCATTACGCGGTGCGTCTGCGGGACGGCTGCCTCGCGCGCTACCGCCGCCTCGCGGAGAACGAACCCGCCGCCTCCGGCGCGGAAGAGACCGAGTGGTTCGCCTACCTCGAAACCGCCGGCAGCGTGCCGTGGTATAATCATCAAAGCTACGTGGACACGCTCAGTCCGGCGGCGCTGGCGCGCTTCATCGCGGTCACACACGAACGCTACCAGGCCGCGCTCGGCGCGGAGTTCGGCAAAACCATCCCCGCGATTTTCACCGACGAGCCGCAGCACGCCTTCAAGGAGTGCTTCGAGCACGCCGCGCAGCAAACCGACCTGACCATCCCGGCCACCAGCGACTTTTTTGAGACCTTCCAAAACGCGCACGGCTTCGACCTGCTCGACGCGCTGCCCGAGGTGTTTTGGGAACTGCCCGGCGGTCGCGCCTCGATCGCGCGCCACCGCTACCATGACCACGTCACGGCGCGCTTCGCGCAGGCGTATGCGGCCCAACTCGGCGCGTGGTGCCAGAAAAACGGCCTGCTGCTGACCGGGCACATGATGGAGGAGCCGACGCTGTTCTCGCAGACGCACGCGACCGGCGAGGCCATGCGCTCGCTGGCGCATTTTCAGCTGCCGGGCATCGACATGCTCTGCGACCAACTGGAGCTGACCACCGCGAAGCAGGCGCAGAGCGTCGCGCGCCAATACGGACGGCCCGGGGTGATGAGCGAACTCTACGGCGTGACCGGCTGGGCATTTGATTTTATCGGGCACAAGGCGCAAGGCGACTGGCAGGCCGCGCTCGGTGTGACGGTACGGGTGCCGCATCTCGCGTGGCTGTCGATGGCCGGCGAGGCCAAGCGCGACTACCCCGCGTCCATCCACTACCAGTCGCCCTGGTGGCGCGAATACCGGCTCATCGAGGACCACTTCGCGCGCGTCAACGTCGTGATGACGCGCGGAAAACCGGTGGCGCGCGTCGCGGTGATCCATCCCATCGAGACCTACTGGCTGTGCTACGGCCCGCTCGCGCAGACCAAGGACGAACGGGAGCAACGCGAACGGCAGTTCGAGGAACTGCCGCGCTGGCTGCTCGGCGGCCTGATGGACTTCGATTATCTCAGCGAGGCGCTTTTGCCCGGACAAACCACCGTCGATGCGATTGCGCGCGCCCGGCGCTTTGTGGTCGGAAAAATGTCCTACGACGCGGTGGTGGTGCCCGCGCTCAAGACCCTCCGCTCCACCACGCTCGAACGCCTGGAGGCGTTTGCTGACGCAGGCGGTACGGTGGTCTTCGCCGGTGAAATCCCCGCGCTCGTCGATGCCGCGCCCTCGCCCCGCGCACGCAAGCTGGCGATGCGCGCGGCCCGCTGCGCGTGGGACCGGTGCGAACTGCTTGTCCGGCTTGAATCCTGCCGCGAGCTGGACTGCGCTGACGCCGCCGGCATCCGCTGCACGGAGCTGATGTATCAACTGCGCGAGGACGGACCCGAGCGGCACATCTTTCTCTGCCACCTCAACCGCAAACACGAAACCGGCGAACTGCGGCTGCGCGTCAACGGACGCTGGCGTGTGTTCGAGCGCGACACGTTCTCCGGCGCCATCCATGAAATCCACGCCGCGCACGAGGAGGGAAACACCACCGTGCCGCTCTGGCTGGAGGCGCACGGCCACAAGCTCCTCACTCTCCGTCCGGGCAACCCCGCGGTTGCGGTGGCACCCCGCCCGCGCTGGCGCGACCTTGGCGTACTCGCGGACCCCGTGCGCGTCACCCTGTCCGAGCCCAACGCGCTCCTGCTCGACCAGGCCGAATGGCGCTGGAACGACGGCGCGTGGCAGCCGCGCGAGGAGATCCTGCGGCTGCACAACGCCGTGCGCGCGCGCTGCAACCTGCCGGAACGCGAAGGCCATGTGGCGCAACCTTGGACGGACCCCAAGCCCGCCAAGCCACTCGGCCACGTTGCACTGCGCTTTCGTTTTTCGAGCGAGGTCAGCCTTCCGGAGCCGCACCTCGCCATCGAGGAACCCGGTGCCTGGCGCATCACGCTCGACGGCCGCGAGGTGCCCGCGCGCGCCCGCGGCTGGTGGGTGGACGAGGCCATCCGCCGCGTGCCGCTGCCCGCGCTCAAAGCGGGGCGGCACGAACTCGTGCTTAGCCGCGCGTTCACCCGCAAGACCGAACTCGAATGGAATTACCTGCTCGGCGACTTCGGCGTGCGTCTGGCCGGGCGCCACGCGACCCTGACCGCACCCGTGCGCCGGCTCGCCTTCGGCGACTGGACCACGCAAGGGCTGCCCTTCTACACCGGCAACGTCACCTACCACGGCGCGCTGACCGCCGGGGGCATCGATGCGCTGGCGGTGAAGTTTGACGGCGTGGGCGCGGCCCTGCTGACGGTCGCGCTCGACGGTGACCCAGCGCGCCCGGTGGCCTTCGCGCCATTGCGCGCCGAACTCGGCAGGCTGGCAAAAGGCAAGCACCGCCTGGATATCACCGCCTTCGGCCACCGCCACAACGCCTTCGGTCCGCTGCATAACACCGACCGCGAACTGCGCTGGCTCGGCCCCGACGCCTGGCGCTCCCGCGGCGGCGACTGGGCCTATCAATACCAGCTCAGGCCCATGGGCATCCTCTCCGCTCCGCGTATCCAGTCATTGGAGACTTTTAAATAG
- a CDS encoding FAD-dependent oxidoreductase, translating to MNNGKNRSNAFDVIIIGGGTAGVVAAIQAGRAGASTLLVEKSGVLGGTLVLNAVNFPGLFHAWGQQVIAGIGWDLVADAVAETGGVLPDFSKWRGRPHYRLQVRVNRAAFAALADERVVKAGVTLSLHTMLAGVAWRGDRWVVTLCEKEGLREVRCRVLVDCTGDANVVAQAGLPLAKNPHLQPGTLTVRTAGYDLSTLDLDVLERAFKKAVAAGRLQRSDLSAETRPVEYFLRVHGENSVHVSGIDGGTSRGRTEAELAARRLILRVQRFLREQPGLDHFHYDYFATECGLRETATIVGEVCVSGDDYKSGRVWEDAVCYSFYPIDIHHICGPGVDTRPLREGVLPTIPYRALLPRDSRNLIVAGRNVSGDQEAHSAFRIQASVMAMGQSAGAAAALAAQKGCELREVPLAEIHAVLREHGAIVPCREFSEELATVARQDAASRVASS from the coding sequence ATGAATAACGGCAAAAATAGGAGCAACGCCTTTGATGTCATAATAATCGGCGGAGGCACGGCCGGCGTGGTGGCCGCCATCCAGGCGGGAAGGGCCGGGGCATCCACCTTGCTGGTCGAGAAAAGCGGCGTGCTCGGCGGTACCCTCGTGCTCAATGCGGTCAATTTCCCCGGGCTCTTCCATGCATGGGGCCAGCAGGTCATCGCCGGCATCGGCTGGGATCTCGTGGCCGATGCCGTGGCCGAAACCGGCGGCGTGCTGCCGGACTTTTCCAAGTGGCGCGGGAGGCCGCACTACCGTCTGCAAGTCCGGGTGAATCGTGCGGCGTTTGCGGCGCTGGCGGATGAGCGCGTGGTGAAAGCAGGGGTGACTCTGTCGCTGCATACCATGCTCGCCGGCGTAGCCTGGCGCGGCGACCGGTGGGTCGTCACACTTTGCGAAAAAGAGGGGCTGCGGGAGGTGCGCTGCCGTGTGCTGGTCGATTGCACCGGCGACGCCAATGTCGTGGCGCAGGCCGGGCTTCCGCTGGCGAAAAACCCTCATCTTCAACCCGGCACGCTGACGGTGCGGACGGCGGGTTATGATTTGAGTACACTGGACTTGGATGTGCTTGAGCGGGCTTTTAAGAAGGCCGTGGCGGCGGGGCGTCTCCAGCGCTCGGATTTGTCCGCCGAGACGCGACCGGTGGAATATTTTCTCCGCGTCCACGGTGAAAACAGCGTGCATGTCTCCGGCATCGATGGCGGCACGAGTCGCGGACGGACGGAGGCCGAACTGGCTGCGCGAAGGCTGATTCTGCGGGTGCAGCGCTTTCTGCGCGAGCAGCCGGGGCTGGATCATTTCCATTACGACTACTTCGCGACGGAATGCGGTCTGCGGGAGACGGCGACCATCGTCGGCGAGGTTTGCGTGAGCGGCGATGATTATAAATCGGGCCGGGTGTGGGAGGACGCCGTGTGCTATAGTTTTTATCCCATCGACATTCATCACATTTGCGGCCCGGGCGTGGATACGCGGCCGCTGCGCGAGGGCGTGCTGCCGACGATACCCTACCGGGCGCTGCTGCCGCGCGACAGCCGCAACCTCATCGTCGCCGGGCGTAATGTGTCCGGCGACCAGGAGGCGCACTCGGCGTTTCGCATCCAGGCCTCCGTCATGGCCATGGGGCAGTCGGCGGGTGCGGCGGCGGCGCTGGCGGCGCAAAAAGGATGCGAGCTGCGCGAGGTGCCCCTGGCGGAAATTCACGCGGTCCTGCGTGAACACGGCGCCATCGTTCCCTGCCGTGAATTTTCCGAAGAGCTCGCAACGGTTGCTCGCCAGGACGCGGCAAGTCGTGTTGCTTCGAGTTGA
- a CDS encoding helix-turn-helix transcriptional regulator: protein MTGAPDNEQLAGMPSGSMRLIDWTSLQCHLTWVYEGPVFDCARTSRETTNDVSCWLMRRGRVELTTGGNRVTARKGEWAFVAAPTRTQKFSADAEILSVRFQLAWPSGDPLFARTQNQVFPAAQFPGLEKTAMRLLRLVRRHMPKVDANVQFEKCSLDVFLSVQNLLPAWQRAYVETMLALGHMPHRLTGVDERALQLVRTLDHHPLEESFAFVRFARDVGLTPQYLAGIFLRSYGMTPKRYLEHRRLEAARHALAHTSISVKAAAYSLGFRHESHFCAWFKQHEGRTPSDFRTTQGNGR from the coding sequence ATGACGGGCGCACCCGATAACGAACAACTGGCCGGCATGCCGAGCGGCTCGATGCGCCTCATCGACTGGACCAGCCTCCAGTGCCACCTGACGTGGGTGTATGAAGGGCCGGTTTTTGATTGCGCGCGCACAAGCCGTGAAACCACCAACGACGTCTCGTGCTGGCTGATGCGAAGGGGGCGTGTAGAGCTGACAACCGGCGGCAACCGCGTAACCGCGAGGAAAGGCGAATGGGCGTTTGTGGCGGCGCCGACGCGGACGCAAAAGTTCAGCGCGGACGCGGAGATACTGTCGGTGCGTTTCCAGCTCGCGTGGCCGAGCGGCGACCCGTTGTTCGCGCGGACCCAAAACCAGGTGTTCCCGGCGGCACAGTTTCCCGGGCTGGAAAAAACCGCCATGCGGCTGCTGCGCCTCGTGCGGCGGCACATGCCCAAAGTCGACGCCAATGTGCAATTCGAAAAATGCTCCCTGGATGTGTTCCTGAGCGTGCAGAACCTGCTGCCCGCGTGGCAGCGGGCGTATGTCGAGACCATGCTCGCGCTCGGCCACATGCCGCACCGGCTCACTGGCGTGGACGAGCGGGCGCTGCAACTCGTGAGGACGCTTGACCATCATCCGCTGGAGGAGTCGTTTGCCTTTGTGCGGTTCGCGCGCGACGTGGGTTTGACCCCGCAATACCTGGCGGGAATTTTTCTGAGAAGCTACGGGATGACGCCCAAACGCTACCTCGAGCACCGCCGTCTGGAGGCCGCGCGCCACGCGCTCGCGCACACCTCGATCAGTGTGAAGGCCGCGGCCTACTCGCTGGGCTTCCGCCACGAGTCGCATTTCTGCGCCTGGTTCAAACAGCATGAAGGTCGCACGCCCTCGGACTTTCGCACCACTCAGGGGAACGGGCGCTGA